One region of Bombyx mori chromosome 27, ASM3026992v2 genomic DNA includes:
- the LOC134201536 gene encoding uncharacterized protein LOC134201536, whose product MLSIDGMHCYADDSTGDARYIGHQSLSRSVVQERRSKLVSEVENSLGRVSKWGESNLVQFNPLKTQVCAFTAKKDPFVMAPQFQGVSLQPSESIGILGVDISSDVQFRSHLEGKAKLASKMLGVLNRAKRYFTPGQRLLLYKAQVRPRVEYCSHLWAGAPKYQLLPFDSIQRRAVRIVDNPILSDRLEPLGLRRDFGSLCILYRMFHGECSEELFEMIPASGFYHRTARHRSRVHPYYLEPLRSSTVRFQRSFLPRTIRLWNELPSTVFPERYDMSFFKRGLWRVLSGRQRLGSAPGIAEVHGRR is encoded by the coding sequence atgctgtctattgatggcatgcattgctatgcagatgatagcacgggggatgcgcgatatatcggccatcagagtctctctcggagcgtggtgcaagagagacgatcaaaacttgtgtctgaagtggagaactctctggggcgagtctccaaatggggtgaatcgaacttagttcaattcaacccgttgaagacacaggtttgcgcgttcactgcgaagaaggacccctttgtcatggcgccgcaattccaaggagtatccctgcaaccttccgagagtatcgggatacttggggtcgacatttcgagcgatgtccagtttcggagtcatttggaaggcaaagccaagttggcgtccaaaatgctgggagtcctcaacagagcgaagcggtacttcacgcctggacaaagacttttgctttataaagcacaagtccggcctcgcgtggagtactgctcccatctctgggccggggctcccaaataccagcttcttccatttgactccatacagaggagggccgttcggattgtcgataatcccattctctcggatcgtttggagcctctgggtctgcggagggacttcggttccctctgtattttgtaccgtatgttccatggggagtgctctgaggaattgttcgagatgataccagcatctggtttttaccatcgcaccgcccgccaccggagtagagttcatccatactacctggagccactgcggtcatccacagtgcgtttccagagatcttttttgccacgtaccatccggctatggaatgagctcccctccacggtgtttcccgagcgctatgacatgtccttcttcaaacgaggcttatggagagtattaagcggtaggcagcggcttggctctgcccctggcattgctgaagtccatgggcgacggtaa